The Halococcus saccharolyticus DSM 5350 genome contains the following window.
ATCCCGTCTCTCACGACGTGATATGGGCATCATCAGCACGTTCGGAACGGTCGTGACGCTCGTGCTCGCGCTGCCGGTGGCGATGCTCGGCACGCTCTTTCTGGCCCAGGGGCAGACCCTATCGGGCATCGCGATGATCGTCGTCGCGGTGTTGATGTTCGTGGTCAAAACGTACGTCACCACGCCGGACGATCTCCCTATGATGGCGGCCGAGCGCACCGTCGGTACGATCGCGAAAGACCCCGACGAGGACGAGCAGAACTAATCCGCGGCGGGGGCCTCGGCCTCACTAAGCACGTCTTCGACCGTGACGCCCGAGGGTTGGTTGTCGAGCAGCACGTCGACCGGGAGCGTGGGCGCGCCGCCGATGAGGTCTTCGAGCAGGACGAGGCGCTCGCGTGCGCGACTCATCCCGACGTAAAACACCCGACGCTCGTTGTCGGTCAACATTGGTACTGGATCGGTGTTCTTGGTGAACGGCTCGTCGCCGGGGATCGCGGTGTCGTCGTCGACCGAGGCCGCCATCTGCTCGACGACCTTCTCCGTGAGGTCAGTCGCGACGAACACGTGATCGGCCTCGCGACCCTTCGCGGAGTGGATGGTCCCCACCCGGACGCGATCACGGTCGACGTCCTGATACTCGCCGCCGAAGTACGCCGCGACCGACTGTTTCTGGAACTGTGAGACCTTCCGGAGCATGTCGTCGGCCGACGCCGGCCCGGGCATGAACGGGACGTGCTCCTCGACCAGTTCGGCGTCGATGGTGAGTTCGGCGATATCCTCGACGCCCGCCGCTTCCTGCTCGTCGTCGAGCGCCTCGTAGAGGGCGTCCCGATGGTTGGTCCCGAAGGCGGTGTCGGCGAGCATGTCGGCCAGCCGGCGGGCTTCGAGTCCCGTGATGGGCTCGCCCTCGTCGACCCGCTCGATCGCGCCGACGTAGTCGTCGAGTCGGTCGGTCCACATCCGCTGGTCGGTGAGCGCCTGGAAGGGAATCCCGTCGTCGATGAACTCGTCCATGAACCGGAACAGCTGATAGCGAGCCCGGAACAGCACCATCACGGTCTCGTCGGTGTTCTCGACCGTCGACCGGACGTTCCGGACGAGATCGAGCATCGATGGGCCGTGGACTGCCTCGACCGTTCCGCCCTCGGTCCGCGGTCGGAGGTTCTTCTCCTGGCGCTGCTCGATGTGACGGACCTCGCGGTTCACGACGTTCAGCACCCGCGACGGCAGCCGGTAGGAGTTGTCGAGGATCACGTCCTCGCCCACCTCGTCGAGGAGGAGCTGTGGGTCCGCGCCTTGCCACGCGTACACCACCTGATCGTCGTCGCCCGCGATCAGCGCGTGCTCGACGTGGGGTTTCCACGCCTCGTACACTTGGTGCTGGAGCGTCGTGATGTCTTGGAACTCGTCGATCACGAGGTACTCGACCGACGGGAGGAGCGATCGCTGGTGGACGCGTTCGAGCATGTCCGCAAACCCAGTCAATCCCTGCTCACCTTTGTACGTTCGCCACGCTCGGATCGCCTCCGGGATGTCGATCCGATCGTCGTCGGAGGGCCACGTCGGGGTGTACTTGTTGCCCTGCTGGGCGTTCGGATCGATGTCCGGTGGCAGCCGAACCTCCTCTTCGTCCCACTGGAAGGGCACGTCGTACCAGTCGGCGACGTCCCGCGTCGTGCGCTGGAGCCACTGGCTCGTCGCGATGGTCTTGTTGCCAATGGTGGTCGAGCGCGCGCTCCGCCGACGCGATCCCTCGTACTCGTCTTCGAACTCGATCCCGTACTCCTCACAGAACTCCTTTTTGTCGGATTCACCGACGACATCGCCGCGCGAGAGGTCGAGGAGTTCGTACGCCTTCGCGTGCATCGTACAGACGTTGCCCTTGAGCGATCGCGGGCTGACGTCGAGGCGTTCGGCGAGGCGTTCGCGGATCTCGGCGGCTGCCGCTCGGGTGTACGAAACCACGAGCACGTCGTCGACCGTGACGCCCGGCTCGTCGAGGATGTCCTCGACGCGGTCGAGCAGCGCCGTGGTCTTCCCGCTCCCCGGACCGCCGAACAGCCGGGTCACGTGCGTGTCGGTAGACATGGCCCAGAACAGGCACCCATCGGTTATAAACGACGTGGCTCCCGTGCGAACCCGTTTCGCGACCCGGACACCGTCGAACGAGGACCACGGCCGTCGAGCGGTAGCCTCATCCCGCGACCACACCTATCGCCGACCATGTTCACCGGTATCGTCGAAACCACCGGCCAGGTCCGCGACGTCATCGACGAGGACGGCGGCAGACGCGTTCGGGTCGGAGCCGACCTCGACGGTCTCGCACACGGCCAGAGCATCGCGATCGACGGAACCTGTCTCACCGTCGAGAACCACGACGACGGGTGGTTCGAACTGTTCTGCTCGACCGAGACGCTCGAACGCACGACGCTCTCGACGATCGCAGCCGACGATGCGGTCAACATCGAGCGCGCGCTGCCCGCCGACGGCCGGTTCGACGGCCACTTCGTCCAGGGTCACGTCGACGCGACCGCCGAACTCCGATCCGTAGAGCGGATCGGCGACGACTGGGAGTTCGCGTTCTCACTGCCCGAATCGGTCGCTCGCTACGTCGTCGAGAAGGGATCGATCACCGTCGACGGAATCAGCCTCACGGTCGCCGACCTCCGTGCCGACTCGTTCACCGTGGCCGTGATCCCGGCGACCTACGACCTGACGGCGCTGAGCGAGAAGCAGCCAGGCGATCCGATCAACCTCGAGGTCGACGTGATCGCCAAGTACGTCGAGCGCCTCACCGAGGGGTATCGGTGAGGTCGTCACGAGTGGCCGGAACGAGCGGCGAACCGAAGAGCGAAGTTTCTTTGATGGACGCCGGCTACTCCCGGGCAATGTACGATTTCGTCGTCGTGGGTGCCGGGCCGGCCGGGTCGCGCTTCTCCCGCCAGGCCGCCGCGGCGGGCCACGACGTTCTCGTCCTCGAACGTGGCGAAGTCGGGACGCCGCTCGCGTGTTCGGGCCACGTCAGTACCGACGTCTGGGGATTCACGCCCGACGGCGCGCGCACGGACCTCCTCCAGAACGAGATCTCGGGCGCACGGTTTCACGCCGGCGGCCCCGGCGAGCGCGCACATCTGTTCTACAAGGACGAAACCATCTCGAACGTCATCGACCGGGTTGGCCTCGACCGAACCCTCGCACGCGCGGCCCGCGAGGCGGGTGCGGACCTCCGGGAACACCACAGCGTGGTTGACGTTGAGGAGCACGCCGATCGCGTCTCGGTGACCGCCAGAACGCCCGACGGCAAGCGAACCTTCGACGCACGGATGGTGGCGGGCTGTGACGGACCGGTGTCGCGGGTTCGACGCGAACTCGACCTGCCCGAGCCGGGCGAGAAGCTCCAGGGTGTACTCGCGTTCTCGGAGGAAAACGATCCCGGCGCACACGTCGACGTCCACCTCTCGGTGCCGGAGTTCTTCGCGTGGCGCATTCCCCGCGCCGAGGCAGGCGTCGAGTACGGCCTCGCGGCCGCACCCGGTGAGAACGCCACCGGACTGTTCGAGGCGTTCACCGACGGCTACGGGGTCGAAACCGGCGAGACGTGTGCCGGGATGATCCCCATTGGACCGCCCGATCGCGTCACCGGCTATCGGTCGTTTCTGATCGGCGACGCCGCCGCCCAGACCAAGCCGTTCACCGGCGGCGGGATCGTGTATGGAATGACCGCGGCCGACCACGCCGCCCGCGAGATCGATCCCCAGAATCCAGGATCGCTCGCCGACTACGAAACGGCGTGGCGCGACGACCTCGCGCGTGAAATCCGGCTCGGACACTGGGTCCGCCGGGCGTACTCGCTCCCGAAACCCCTCCAGAACGCCGGCCTCTCAGCCCTCTCCGGGAAGATCGGCGTCCACATGGACAAACCGACCACGCTGTTCTCGCCTGAGAGCCTGAAGACGCTGCTCTCGCGGTCGTAACGACTGTCGTTGCCGGGTAGCCAGTAGCCATTTATGCAGGTGGATCGACCGACTCCGCATGCCCGGCGAAGTCTTTCTCCGTAGCGAGCGTGTCACTCTCCGCACCGTCGAACCCGAGGACGCAGAACTGCTCCAGCGAGCCCGCAACGATCCCGACCTCCGGGAGGGATTGCTGTTTCGCTCCCCGTCGACCCGGGGCGAGGTTGAGGCGTTCATCGAGGAATCCGTCGAGGGCGACGACGAAAGTCAAAACCTGCTGATCTGTGTGAGCGACGAACCGATCGGGGCGGTAGACCTCTTCGACATCCACCGGGAGAGCGCTACGCTCGCCTACTGGCTGCTGCCGGACCACCACGGCGACGGCTACGCGACCGAGGCCGTCGCGCTCGTGATCGATCACGCCTTCGACACGCTCGGTCTCAACCACCTCGTCGCGTGGACCATCGGCTACAACGGGGCCTCACAGGCGCTTCTCGGCCGGCTCGGTTTCTCCCACGAAGGAACCTACCGCGAGCACGTCTTCCGAAAGGGCGAGCACCACGACACGGAGCATTACGGTATTCTCGCCGATGAGTGGACGGGAAGCGAGTCGATCCTCGACGGAGGCTCGCCGGACTGACGGCGATCCCCGATGCGAACGGTCGCCGGCGCGCGGCGATGTGTGTCTGTTGGCCTCACTCGCCAGCGACGTGCTCGTGCAGCTCCGCCGGAGCCGACACCATCGTCGATTCACCGTCGATAGTGATTCGTGCGGTGTCCGACTCGCCATCCACGTCGGGGATCACGACCGCTTCGTGGTCCGGGATGTCGAGGGCGGCACGATGGAGTGGCGAGTCGAGGGGTGCGGCGACCGCAATCTCTGTCCCGGAGAGCACGCGCGCGGCGGTGGTGGCGTACCCCGCGACCTCGATTCCGAGCCGATCGTGTGCGCCCGCGAACGCCGCGAGCGTCTCGCGCGCGATCTCGTGATAGCGGTCCTCACCGGTCAGCACGCCCAGCTCGTACAGCGCGTCCGCGATCGTCACGTTCGTGCCGAGCGGTCGTAGCGGGCGCGAGAGCAGCCCCGATCCGTCTTCCGGTCCGTCGAGAAACGAATCTCCCTCGCGGCGTTCCGCGATCGTGTACTCCGCGATCCGTTCGGCGGGCGCAAGCCAGTCGTCGCCGAGCACTTGGACGGCACTCGTGAGCGCACCGAGGACGCGGGCTTGATCGGCGAGCACTCCGTGGGGGCCGGCCGTGTTGCCGTCGCGGTAGTGGAGCACCCGTCCGTCCTCGACGAGGCTATCGAGGAGCTGTGAGAGTCCGCGCTCGGCCCCGCGACGCGCCCCCTCGTGGCCGATGACGGCGTGGGTTTCGAGCAGCGCGTCGATCGCGAGCCCGTTCGCTCCGGCGAGCACGGTGTCGTCGATCGGGGGCGAGTCAGCGGCTTCGCGATCGCTCGGTGGAAGACCGTAGTACGCCTCGTCGCCCGCCTGGCTCGCCGCGAAGCCGTCGCCGCTCGCGAGGGTCGTCGTGAGGAACTCCGCCGTGCGCACCGCGGGGTCGGCGTACTCGTCGTCGTAGCGTGCCGCCGCGGCGAACGTCCGGCAGAGCCCGGCGTTGGTATCGAGGGTCTTCTCGGTCTGGCGGTCGCCCCAGTCGCGCTCGACGGCGTACCGGAAGAAGCCGCCGGCGTAGGTGTCGTGGAGATGTGTACGAATAGCTTCGAGCGTCCGGAACGCCCGATCGGGATCGCGGGTGAGCGCGAACTCGATGGCGGGTGCGAGCGGGAACTTCGGTCCCGTCCCCCACCCGCCGAACTCCTCGTCGAACGCCGCCGCGATCTCGCGCTCCATGTGGGCCTCGATCGCCGGGGAGAGCGCGCCCGCCGGCGGGTCGGCGTCGCGGAGTTCGCGCGGGACCCGTCCGGCCTCCTCTCCGTTCTCGTTCCACGCCGTCCGCACGCGTTCGAGCACCTGACGGAGCCCGTCGGCCCCGAGATAGGTCGCGCCCGTGATGAGTTCTCCAGAGGGGGTGAGGAATACTGTCGAGGGGAACCCACCCATGTTGTAGCGCTCCCGTACTCGGGGCCGGCGATCGACGTCGACGCGAACCGGCACGAACCCGTCGTTCAGGTTTGCCGCCACAGTTGGTGAGGCGTACGCAGTCCGGTCCATCTCACGGCACTCGCGACACCAGTGGGCGCGCAGGTTACAGAGAATCGGCGCGTCGCGCTCGCGGGCCTCGTCGAACGCCGCTGCGCCCCACTCGCGCCACTCGACCAGCGTATCGACTGCGCCAGCGTCCATATTTCCCCTTCGGCGGACCGGCCAAAGCGCTTCGGACTCCGAACCCGTCGGAGGATAAAGGGTTTTGCGTGCGCGACGGGTAGTCGAAGTATGGTGCTCCGGATCATCGGGCTGCTCCTCCTCATCCCGCTGTTCGACGCCGTGTTGCTCGTCGCGGTGGCGAACTTCATCGGCGCGATCCAGACCGTGGCGCTGGTGGTGCTCACGGCGCTGATCGGAATGCTCCTCGTGCGCGCCGAGAGCCGTCACACCGTCAGGAAGATCAGGGAGCGCGTCGAGCGCGGCGAGCTTCCCGGCGACGAGCTCCTCGACGGCGGCCTCTTGATCGCTGCCGGCGCGTTCTTGCTCACGCCGGGTCTCGTCACCGACGCCGTGGGACTCCTCCTCGTCGTCCCCGTGACGCGCTGGCCGATCCGCTCGGCGATCAAGCGCTGGTTCGTCGTGCCGTACATCGATCGAAAAACTGGCGGAATCGCCTCCGGCGGCGTCTACGTCGGTGGATTCCCCGGTGGAGCCGACACCGACGATTCGGACATCTACGATGTCGATAGTGGACGCGATGACCCTGAGCCAGGTCACGAGTAGTTTCACTGAAAAATCGACGCGTCGCGAAGAGAAACCCTTACATGCGGTACGGCGCAACTCCGGATGTCCGGGCCAATAGCTCAGTTAGGTTGAGCGCTCGGCTGATAACCGGGAGGTCCGCGGTTCAAATCCGCGTTGGCCCATTTTCCTACGTAAATCGACGAACGAAGAGGGTCCGATGAGCGTCGAAAATACAACCGAGCGGATTTGAGCCCTGCCAGTCGCAGCCGACGAACGAAGTGAGTCGGATCGTCTGGCTCCGGTTCAAATCCGCGTTGGCCCATTTCTGACGGCGAAGCGCACGAGCTACTGACTCATGAAACGGCAGCCGGTGCGATTGGCGAACGGACCCCTTCGCGAGCCGTAGCTCGTCGGCCAGTTCATCCGAAAAAGACAGCAGGGGTAGGTTACAGGTGATGCCACGCAACAGAACCCTGCTGTCCCGTGGAGCTCGCCTCGCTCCGTTTGTCACTCTGTCCCACGCGATAATAAGCTTTGTGTGGGCACACTACTGCGATATATATTGATTGCGGGTATCGGTCGGGCGAAAGCTGGTGCCGAATTGGATGAGTCTCGGCTGAGGTGTCGATACCGACATGCGCCGAACCGAGCCATTGAGGCCAGTCGAGACCGTAGCCGAGCGTATGATCGGTCATCGATGCCGCCAAGCGGGGACGGTCCGTCCATGACGGTCGA
Protein-coding sequences here:
- a CDS encoding DUF7533 family protein, which codes for MGIISTFGTVVTLVLALPVAMLGTLFLAQGQTLSGIAMIVVAVLMFVVKTYVTTPDDLPMMAAERTVGTIAKDPDEDEQN
- a CDS encoding UvrD-helicase domain-containing protein; this translates as MSTDTHVTRLFGGPGSGKTTALLDRVEDILDEPGVTVDDVLVVSYTRAAAAEIRERLAERLDVSPRSLKGNVCTMHAKAYELLDLSRGDVVGESDKKEFCEEYGIEFEDEYEGSRRRSARSTTIGNKTIATSQWLQRTTRDVADWYDVPFQWDEEEVRLPPDIDPNAQQGNKYTPTWPSDDDRIDIPEAIRAWRTYKGEQGLTGFADMLERVHQRSLLPSVEYLVIDEFQDITTLQHQVYEAWKPHVEHALIAGDDDQVVYAWQGADPQLLLDEVGEDVILDNSYRLPSRVLNVVNREVRHIEQRQEKNLRPRTEGGTVEAVHGPSMLDLVRNVRSTVENTDETVMVLFRARYQLFRFMDEFIDDGIPFQALTDQRMWTDRLDDYVGAIERVDEGEPITGLEARRLADMLADTAFGTNHRDALYEALDDEQEAAGVEDIAELTIDAELVEEHVPFMPGPASADDMLRKVSQFQKQSVAAYFGGEYQDVDRDRVRVGTIHSAKGREADHVFVATDLTEKVVEQMAASVDDDTAIPGDEPFTKNTDPVPMLTDNERRVFYVGMSRARERLVLLEDLIGGAPTLPVDVLLDNQPSGVTVEDVLSEAEAPAAD
- a CDS encoding riboflavin synthase, whose protein sequence is MFTGIVETTGQVRDVIDEDGGRRVRVGADLDGLAHGQSIAIDGTCLTVENHDDGWFELFCSTETLERTTLSTIAADDAVNIERALPADGRFDGHFVQGHVDATAELRSVERIGDDWEFAFSLPESVARYVVEKGSITVDGISLTVADLRADSFTVAVIPATYDLTALSEKQPGDPINLEVDVIAKYVERLTEGYR
- a CDS encoding geranylgeranyl reductase family protein, producing the protein MYDFVVVGAGPAGSRFSRQAAAAGHDVLVLERGEVGTPLACSGHVSTDVWGFTPDGARTDLLQNEISGARFHAGGPGERAHLFYKDETISNVIDRVGLDRTLARAAREAGADLREHHSVVDVEEHADRVSVTARTPDGKRTFDARMVAGCDGPVSRVRRELDLPEPGEKLQGVLAFSEENDPGAHVDVHLSVPEFFAWRIPRAEAGVEYGLAAAPGENATGLFEAFTDGYGVETGETCAGMIPIGPPDRVTGYRSFLIGDAAAQTKPFTGGGIVYGMTAADHAAREIDPQNPGSLADYETAWRDDLAREIRLGHWVRRAYSLPKPLQNAGLSALSGKIGVHMDKPTTLFSPESLKTLLSRS
- a CDS encoding GNAT family N-acetyltransferase, giving the protein MPGEVFLRSERVTLRTVEPEDAELLQRARNDPDLREGLLFRSPSTRGEVEAFIEESVEGDDESQNLLICVSDEPIGAVDLFDIHRESATLAYWLLPDHHGDGYATEAVALVIDHAFDTLGLNHLVAWTIGYNGASQALLGRLGFSHEGTYREHVFRKGEHHDTEHYGILADEWTGSESILDGGSPD
- a CDS encoding DUF255 domain-containing protein codes for the protein MDAGAVDTLVEWREWGAAAFDEARERDAPILCNLRAHWCRECREMDRTAYASPTVAANLNDGFVPVRVDVDRRPRVRERYNMGGFPSTVFLTPSGELITGATYLGADGLRQVLERVRTAWNENGEEAGRVPRELRDADPPAGALSPAIEAHMEREIAAAFDEEFGGWGTGPKFPLAPAIEFALTRDPDRAFRTLEAIRTHLHDTYAGGFFRYAVERDWGDRQTEKTLDTNAGLCRTFAAAARYDDEYADPAVRTAEFLTTTLASGDGFAASQAGDEAYYGLPPSDREAADSPPIDDTVLAGANGLAIDALLETHAVIGHEGARRGAERGLSQLLDSLVEDGRVLHYRDGNTAGPHGVLADQARVLGALTSAVQVLGDDWLAPAERIAEYTIAERREGDSFLDGPEDGSGLLSRPLRPLGTNVTIADALYELGVLTGEDRYHEIARETLAAFAGAHDRLGIEVAGYATTAARVLSGTEIAVAAPLDSPLHRAALDIPDHEAVVIPDVDGESDTARITIDGESTMVSAPAELHEHVAGE
- a CDS encoding FxsA family protein, translated to MVLRIIGLLLLIPLFDAVLLVAVANFIGAIQTVALVVLTALIGMLLVRAESRHTVRKIRERVERGELPGDELLDGGLLIAAGAFLLTPGLVTDAVGLLLVVPVTRWPIRSAIKRWFVVPYIDRKTGGIASGGVYVGGFPGGADTDDSDIYDVDSGRDDPEPGHE